One window of the Rhipicephalus sanguineus isolate Rsan-2018 chromosome 2, BIME_Rsan_1.4, whole genome shotgun sequence genome contains the following:
- the LOC125757366 gene encoding LOW QUALITY PROTEIN: uncharacterized protein LOC125757366 (The sequence of the model RefSeq protein was modified relative to this genomic sequence to represent the inferred CDS: inserted 1 base in 1 codon), producing MNREFAEGREGSAPSPAVFGSVQDGRAVCGGAMRPDRIGKPHEEQLQGVHRARDADCKEVPASPIAIESRREPNHSGGPQQKRPYAEQRLSNRVGRPSMSGTNDRRHTGIDGVAQCAKMLKAYRLPCDADVPMWFDEVEKLFSSFQVPEENRVHLIMPALSERVRYMLCSLSEEECVDYEIVKRAVLNELKLTPAEYLDRFQKVTKKREETWAQFASRARTYFAYYLQSRNADTKEAVAELMVADRMKAXLGPEGLEYVLLREGEKWFKPVEVAKVLETFEQAKGKGRATKTVGVPTAPPLARQTGIEKANVRCYICRGQGHVARDCPQASSKEQQAKLTTVPKQRVHNVAIVGKLPPPEQERVLSARVEVFERSAGSGRSKLELIPITCGGITTEAVLDTGSEITVIREGILPQRVKDSSGAVRLQSAFGKTIQATLATLPIALNYPGGVGQPQKVDLVCAITDQLADGVNCLLSKEDWELLHAQEDNGSERESVTHVVSAVGLRSSEMKDSDTAVLNCGRGETVDEVQESGESGPAFADQVTNQREQFRAEQLSDDSLRRSWEDARKKKAGMFVADGLLYHQDALAGVKVRQLVLPVERRSEVLELAHESLWGGHLGSKKTRQRIKYSFFWPGMERDIVEHCKTCHQCQTRSDRRQSDKIPITPLTRPEHPFQVVNVDVIGPIDVPSARGHRYALCLVDLCTRWPEVVPLRSLTAKATCEALLEIFSRTGVPEMVCSDQGTNFKSQMTQLMLEKLGCSPRFSTPEHPESNGVVERWNRVLKNMLYHVIERDQKNWDKLVPFVLWAYREVPHDTTGVSPFRLLYGRNPTGPLSILQQTWTGEVIVPATLREKPSKYLQQLREQLDLAASVAELTSTAHQGRYAEVYNRRARSKEFNVGDQVLLFDTARATKMAARWLGPFTITGKEREHSYRLQMNDGKSSVVHANRLRPYYARVSHVGVVFEEDEEFGDVEYAPQALPTADRESVIPPEKLDHLRPDARKEIERVFQKHRCVFDGNPGMAQATVCLLAEEWNV from the exons ATGAACCGCGAGTTCGCGGAAGGCCGAGAGGGGTCTGCGCCGTCTCCCGCTGTGTTCGGGAGCGTTCAGGACGGACGAGCCGTCTGCGGTGGCGCCATGCGG CCCGacaggatcggcaagccacacgaAGAGCAACTGCAAGGTGTCCATCGAGCCAGAGACGCCGACTGCAAGGAGGTGCCAGCGAGTCCCATCGCCATCGAAAGTCGTCGGGAGCCGAACCACAGCGGAGGCCCCCAGCAGAAACGG CCCTACGCAGAGCAGAGATTGAGCAATCGAGTAGGTCGCCCTTCGATGTCGGGAACGAACGACCGCCGCCATACCGGCATTGACGGAGTAGCACAATGCGCTAAGATGCTGAAGGCATACAGGTTGCCGTGCGACGCGGATGTCCCGATGTGGTTCGATGAGGTGGAAAAACTGTTTTCATCCTTCCAGGTACCGGAAGAGAACCGAGTACACTTGATAATGCCTGCGCTGTCTGAGCGAGTCCGCTATATGCTGTGTAGCTTGAGTGAAGAGGAGTGTGTGGATTATGAGATCGTGAAACGTGCGGTACTAAATGAACTTAAGCTCACCCCAGCTGAGTACTTAGACAGGTTTCAAAAGGTGACGAAGAAAAGAGAGGAAACATGGGCTCAGTTCGCTTCTCGGGCCAGAACGTACTTCGCGTATTACCTGCAATCTCGTAATGCGGATACTAAGGAAGCGGTTGCTGAGCTAATGGTCGCTGACCGAATGAAGG AGTTGGGCCCGGAAGGTCTAGAGTATGTTCTTTTGCGGGAGGGCGAAAAGTGGTTCAAACCTGTAGAGGTTGCTAAAGTTCTCGAGACTTTTGAACAGGCGAAAGGAAAGGGTCGAGCAACTAAGACGGTTGGAGTGCCAACTGCTCCGCCGTTAGCCAGGCAGACCGGCATAGAAAAGGCCAATGTAAGGTGCTACATTTGTCGCGGTCAGGGTCACGTGGCTAGGGATTGTCCTCAGGCCTCAAGTAAGGAGCAGCAGGCGAAGTTGACCACTGTGCCTAAACAGAGAGTCCACAATGTCGCCATTGTTGGTAAGTTACCGCCACCCGAGCAGGAAAGGGTGCTGAGTGCGAGGGTGGAAGTATTCGAGCGAAGTGCTGGCTCGGGCCGGTCGAAACTGGAACTTATCCCGATCACGTGCGGTGGCATAACTACTGAAGCTGTGCTGGACACAGGCAGTGAAATAACGGTGATACGTGAAGGGATACTTCCGCAAAGGGTAAAGGATTCATCGGGCGCAGTAAGGCTCCAGTCGGCGTTTGGAAAAACCATCCAAGCAACTTTGGCTACATTGCCAATAGCTTTAAACTACCCGGGAGGGGTGGGACAACCACAGAAGGTTGATCTGGTGTGTGCTATTACTGACCAGCTCGCGGATGGAGTTAACTGTCTGCTGTCAAAAGAGGATTGGGAGTTACTGCATGCACAGGAAGACAATGGGAGTGAACGGGAAAGTGTTACGCATGTCGTCAGTGCAGTGGGACTTCGATCAAGTGAAATGAAAGACAGCGATACAGCAGTTTTAAACTGTGGCCGCGGTGAAACGGTTGATGAGGTTCAAGAATCGGGAGAAAGTGGTCCCGCTTTTGCCGATCAGGTCACTAATCAGCGAGAGCAATTTAGAGCTGAGCAGCTTTCAGATGATAGTCTTCGAAGGTCATGGGAggatgcaagaaaaaagaaagctggcatgttTGTGGCAGACGGGCTCTTATACCATCAGGACGCTTTAGCGGGAGTCAAGGTCAGACAGTTAGTCCTGCCGGTTGAAAGGCGCAGCGAGGTGTTGGAGCTGGCGCATGAGTCCTTATGGGGTGGACACTTGGGGTCGAAAAAGACCAGGCAACGCATAAAGTATAGTTTCTTTTGGCCAGGAATGGAAAGGGATATTGTTGAGCATTGTAAGACATGCCATCAGTGCCAGACGCGGTCTGATAGAAGGCAAAGTGACAAGATACCCATTACGCCACTCACGCGGCCGGAACACCCATTCCAGGTGGTTAATGTAGATGTCATCGGCCCTATCGATGTGCCGTCGGCGAGAGGCCACAGATATGCCCTGTGCCTCGTTGATCTTTGCACTAGATGGCCTGAGGTGGTGCCACTCCGATCGTTGACTGCAAAGGCCACATGCGAGGCATTACTGGAAATTTTTAGTCGCACCGGTGTTCCGGAAATGGTCTGTTCTGATCAGGGCACAAACTTTAAGTCACAAATGACACAGCTGATGTTGGAAAAATTGGGCTGTTCACCAAGGTTTTCCACCCCTGAACACCCCGAGAGCAATGGCGTGGTGGAAAGATGGAACAGGGTTCTCAAAAATATGCTGTATCATGTAATAGAACGTGACCAAAAGAATTGGGACAAGCTTGTCCCATTTGTGCTGTGGGCGTACCGCGAAGTGCCACATGACACCACAGGGGTGTCGCCATTCAGGCTGTTGTATGGCAGAAACCCGACCGGGCCTCTATCAATTTTGCAACAGACCTGGACGGGTGAAGTAATTGTGCCGGCAACTCTAAGAGAGAAACCATCGAAGTATTTGCAACAACTGCGTGAGCAACTAGATCTTGCCGCGAGCGTAGCGGAGTTGACAAGCACTGCACACCAGGGCAGATATGCTGAAGTGTACAATAGGAGGGCGCGAAGTAAAGAATTTAATGTTGGAGACCAAGTGCTGCTATTTGATACAGCTAGGGCaacaaagatggcggccaggtGGTTGGGGCCGTTCACGATAACAGGTAAAGAGCGGGAACACTCTTATCGCCTACAAATGAATGACGGAAAGTCCTCGGTGGTACATGCAAATCGGCTCAGGCCCTACTATGCTAGAGTAAGCCACGTTGGGGTGGTCTTCGAGGAGGACGAAGAGTTTGGTGACGTGGAGTACGCGCCACAGGCGCTGCCTACTGCAGATAGAGAGAGTGTGATACCCCCCGAAAAGCTGGATCACTTGCGTCCTGACGCGCGGAAGGAGATTGAGAGggtatttcagaaacatcgctgTGTTTTTGATGGAAATCCTGGGATGGCTCAG
- the LOC119381268 gene encoding uncharacterized protein LOC119381268, whose amino-acid sequence MPSPSPTASAVVSVPLYTSRPSLVPTATPQPQYPVAHTAALSPSLTHIVPDQSPSVAQVKGYAPPPPPGSKSQRRVSISERPSVTTFSPFEAASGVGGPAQAPTGLRASRAQALRLPPWPAP is encoded by the exons atgccgtcgccgtcaccaaCAGCGTCGGCTGTAGTTTCTGTACCGCTTTACACCAGCCGGCCTAGCCTCGTCCCGACTGCCACACCTCAGCCTCAGTACCCTGTTGCTCATACGGCTGCTCTTTCTCCGTCACTTACGCACATCGTTCCAGACCAGTCTCCCTCAGTCGCTCAG GTTAAGGGCTACGCGCCGCCGCCTCCTCCGGGAAGCAAGAGTCAGCGAAGGGTGTCCATATCGGAGAGGCCTTCGGTCACCACCTTCTCGCCGTTCGAAGCGGCATCCGGTGTCGGCGGGCCCGCTCAAGCACCCACTGGTCTCCGAGCCAGCCGAGCCCAAGCCCTTCGACTGCCTCCGTGGCCAGCACCTTGA